A single genomic interval of Penicillium psychrofluorescens genome assembly, chromosome: 2 harbors:
- a CDS encoding uncharacterized protein (ID:PFLUO_003576-T1.cds;~source:funannotate), with the protein MLHSVVAFVRSTLQPDVRHANFVIVLEWLKNLSEKEDMPLHETCIITLCGLARVSDDEEKNLILLRLLEYLGHPNPYVCAVAYNELSKLAQQFALTPAGLFRPYWRTLSVTVVKNLQSRPYMAEQLCELLGMKVDGFLRLTEVHVLPYLVLTRKRDIICRIGASRNEGESPFDVCSEKNNLAAILAFLLSQPSSNPEAMIMSLLAEIDSAFKGRSLAELVRIEPILIACDLLKGLGDAGEQHKERFYQALRRLASFVPRKVMHGTSSKKADLLSHFIEEHVLGIITQFANAINDFQVRQTLAEKRRNIRAIEEMIKIAQGHVSSGLPQVCACLRSALEIEELCDYAFSAWKTLISSLDEEEIEPLIDQTLAIVVRYWGNLTTGRRNQACQLVDHILTDHPNLVRDTFNIMPSLASIPEMVSFEDKINQLRAQMDVRSQFMALIRRCQSENATVVEQALKELLPFLSGNEDFLHVSVLSEQPDPVIAQLTRALLDCCVKFNTISNSITLLSARCLGLVGCLDPNRVETIKEKKDILVLSNFDRMEETVEFILFFLQHVLVDAFLSASNTRAQGFLAYAMQGLLKICNLNGSVTQRSRDIQNDEKYKRWTELPESVQNTLTPFLTSTYTVTVVTSSAKVPYPVFSPHLTHSEWLRTLVQDLLQNGNGENAKIIFTVCSRVVKGQDIAISSFLLPFAVLNRIVGGTDEEQQDLKEELMAVLTHPLPETSNNERETIISSSQSVFEVLDYLSRWVQGKKKQLNSLSPPAQQGSRSSYRDPGRDLLLEKYSAHIKSVEDLLVSIPPEIISKRAVECKSFSRALFHWEQYIRKCRPQKESQDRTSLEPLYQRLQDIYSQIDEPDGIEGISSHLPALDVDQQVLEHRKAGRWPTAQSWYELQLEKEPDNIDAQWNLVTCLKESDQQDAILTRFETLKDNESATSRFLPFAVEASWMTGRWDKLEGYLSLCARQGNGDFNVGIGSALNALRQSQGEKFAGIINQLRLHVARALTANSVGSLQSCHDDMLKLHALADVESIALAGTEKSYSHPDLLHALDQRLDVLGGYVADKQYLLGLRRAAMELAGQFADSDISSAWLTSARLSRKSNFTGQAYHSMLHAARLKDRSATIEHARLLWKDGHHRKAIQTLEGAISGNEATTSSASASAESLSFASGRGQHRNELAARAHLLLAKWTDRAGQTHSQAIVQRYREAIKLYPRWEKAHYYLGKHYNKILESEKSKPMGKEAQIYLSGEATKLVIDNYLRSLTYGSKYVFQTMPKVLTLWLEHASIVNQDIDPKRGDNEDFQKHTKAHRQKSLDEMHAQLKKYISSRLQPALLFTILPQVVARICHGNHTVYDLLTRIVAKAVNHFPQQGLWTVLAVVKSSSKERAQGGINCLQKIMDYSNKTKAESSLTDIRQMINQGKKFSEELLQLCLARVEEKVSKISLARTLRFNHKVAPCRLVVPFQAMLIPSLPASHDAEYLKGFRAFPRDPTTIEAVLDDAQILNSLQKPRKISIRGSDGKIYNALCKPKDDLRKDQRLMEFNNMINRFLKRDVESSKRRMYIKTYAVTPLNEECGLIEWVDNLRTLREIIIKLLRERGATINYNEIRHYLEEIKNDRAKLPLFNSKILAKLPPVLHEWFVEMFPETEAWFTARLRYTRSSAVMSMVGYVLGLGDRHGENLSFEEGTGGVLHVDFNCLFDKGQTFEIPEVVPFRLTHNMIDAFGAYGYNGPFRRTCEITLGLLRQNEDALMTVLETFLHDPTTDFIGKRRRTHTNVPDTPAGVLEDVRNKLRGFMNKQPIPLSVDGQVDELIMQATDKKNLAAMYVGWCAFF; encoded by the exons ATGTT ACATTCAGTCGTGGCCTTCGTGCGTTCAACACTACAGCCCGACGTTCGTCACGCCAATTTCGTCATTGTCCTGGAATGGCTGAAAAACCTATCCGAGAAGGAGGACATGCCATTACATGAAACTTGTATCATAACACTATGTGGACTGGCCAG AGTATCggacgatgaagagaagaacctCATTCTTCTACGTCTCCTGGAATATTTGGGACATCCAAATCCCTATGTCTGCGCAGTGGCATATAATGAA CTCTCCAAACTTGCACAACAGTTCGCGCTGACGCCTGCCGGTCTGTTCCGACCTTATTGGCGAACACTCTCCGTCACAGTCGTCAAAAACCTCCAGTCCCGTCCATATATGGCAGAACAGCTCTGCGAATTGCTTGGTATGAAGGTTGACGGTTTTCTTCGGCTGACAGAGGTCCATGTGCTTCCTTACCTAGTGTTGACGCGGAAACGAGACATCATATGTCGAATTGGTGCAAGTCGCAATGAGGGCGAATCACCTTTCGATGTCTGTTCGGAAAAGAACAATCTGGCTGCAattcttgcttttcttttATCCCAGCCATCAAGCAATCCCGAAGCTATGATCATGTccctgctggcggagattGATTCTGCTTTCAAGGGTCGAAGCCTGGCAGAATTGGTTCGGATCGAACCAATTCTCATTGCCTGTGATTTACTGAAAGGCCTTGGGGATGCTGGAGAGCAACACAAGGAAAGG TTCTATCAAGCACTGCGTCGCCTAGCGAGTTTTGTCCCACGAAAAGTCATGCATGGAACGTCATCCAAGAAGGCTGATCTGCTGAGCCATTTTATCGAAGAGCATGTGCTGGGTATCATCACTCAATTTGCGAATGCCATCAACGACTTCCAAGTGAGGCAGACTctggcagagaagagaagaaacatCCGAGCCATTGAAGAGATGATCAAAATTGCTCAAGGTCACGTTAGCAGCGGATTGCCTCAAGTCTGCGCCTGTCTACGCTCTGCACTTGAAATCGAAGAGCTCTGTGACTATGCGTTCTCCGCCTGGAAGACATTGATCAGCTCACTTGACGAAGAGGAGATCGAACCTCTCATTGATCAGACCCTAGCGATTGTGGTGAGATATTGGGGCAACTTGACTACCGGGAGAAGAAACCAGGCCTGTCAGCTTGTCGACCATATCTTGACAGACCACCCAAATCTCGTTCGAGACACTTTTAACATCATGCCCTCCCTGGCCTCAATCCCCGAGATGGTTTCTTTCGAGGACAAGATTAACCAGTTGAGGGCACAAATGGATGTTCGAAGCCAATTTATGGCACTCATTCGTCGCTGTCAGAGTGAAAATGCCACTGTTGTCGAGCAGGCACTGAAAGAACTCCTGCCCTTCCTCTCAGGGAATGAGGATTTCCTTCATGTGTCGGTCCTCAGCGAACAACCGGACCCAGTGATTGCGCAGTTGACCAGGGCATTGCTCGATTGCTGTGTCAAATTCAACACCATCTCAAATAGCATTACCTTGCTGTCAGCTCGGTGCCTGGGTCTTGTGGGCTGTCTTGATCCAAACCGAGTGGAGACaatcaaggaaaagaaagacattCTCGTCTTATCTAACTTTGATaggatggaggagacggTGGAGTTTATCCTCTTTTTTCTCCAACATGTGCTGGTCGACGCATTCTTGTCTGCTTCCAACACCAGAGCCCAGGGCTTTCTGGCATATGCCATGCAAGGCCTTCTCAAAATCTGCAATCTGAATGGATCTGTCACCCAGCGCTCTCGCGACATTCAGAATGATGAGAAATATAAGCGCTGGACGGAGCTCCCGGAAAGTGTCCAGAACACGCTCACCCCGTTTCTCACTTCGACATACACGGTCACCGTCGTTACATCCAGTGCGAAGGTCCCGTATCCTGTGTTCTCCCCTCATCTGACACATAGCGAATGGCTTCGAACCTTGGTACAAGATCTACTGCAAAATGGGAACGGAGAGAATGCAAAAATTATTTTCACCGTATGCAGTCGTGTGGTGAAGGGCCAGGATATCGCTATTTCATCATTCCTCCTGCCATTTGCTGTGCTTAATCGCATAGTAGGAGGCACTGACGAGGAACAGCAGGATCTTAAGGAAGAGCTGATGGCAGTCCTTACGCATCCTCTCCCGGAGACAAGCAACAACGAACGGGAGACTATCATAAGTAGCAGTCAA AGCGTCTTCGAAGTTCTGGACTACCTATCAAGGTGGGTTCAAGGTAAGAAGAAGCAGCTTAATAGCCTGAGCCCTCCTGCACAGCAAGGGAGTCGGTCCTCTTATAGGGACCCTGGCCGTGATTTGCTTCTTGAAAAGTATTCCGCGCACATCAAGTCTGTGGAGGATCTTCTGGTGTCGATCCCACCAGAGATCATCTCCAAACGTGCTGTCGAATGCAAATCGTTCTCCAGAGCCCTTTTCCATTGGGAGCAGTACATTCGGAAGTGCAGACCTcaaaaagaaagtcaagATCGCACGAGCCTTGAACCTTTGTACCAACGATTGCAAGACATCTATAGCCAGATCGATGAGCCTGATGGGATTGAAGGGATTTCCAGCCATCTGCCTGCACTTGACGTGGACCAGCAGGTTCTGGAACATCGAAAAGCTGGGAGGTGGCCTACAGCTCAGAGTTGGTACGAGCTCCAGCTCGAGAAAGAGCCTGACAACATCGATGCCCAGTGGAATCTAGTTACTTGCCTCAAGGAATCTGACCAACAAG ATGCTATTCTTACCCGCTTCGAAACCCTGAAAGACAATGAATCTGCAACCTCTCGGTTTCTGCCTTTTGCAGTGGAGGCTTCCTGGATGACCGGGAGATGGGACAAGTTGGAGGGCTACCTTAGTCTTTGTGCAAGACAAGGTAATGGAGATTTCAATGTTGGGATTGGCTCGGCTCTCAATGCTCTTCGTCAAAGCCAGGGCGAAAAATTCGCAGGCATCATCAATCAGCTACGCCTTCATGTCGCGAGAGCATTGACAGCTAACTCAGTGGGCTCGTTGCAATCTTGCCATGACGATATGCTCAAGCTGCATGCACTGGCAGATGTCGAATCCATTGCTCTCGCAGGGACCGAGAAATCATACTCGCACCCAGATCTGCTGCATGCTCTCGACCAACGTCTGGATGTACTGGGAGGTTATGTCGCTGACAAACAGTATCTCCTTGGCTTGCGACGAGCGGCTATGGAGCTGGC GGGCCAATTCGCCGACTCTGATATATCCTCCGCTTGGCTAACTAGTGCCCGTCTGTCCCGCAAGAGCAACTTCACCGGCCAGGCATATCACTCAATGCTTCATGCAGCTCGGTTGAAAGACAGATCAGCCACTATTGAACACGCCCGGCTACTTTGGAAAGATGGCCATCATCGGAAGGCGATCCAGACACTTGAGGGTGCAATATCTGGTAATGAGGCCACCACTTCATCAGCTTCTGCATCGGCTGAATCGCTGTCATTCGCTTCTGGGCGTGGTCAACATCGAAATGAGCTTGCCGCCAGA GCACACCTGCTGCTAGCGAAATGGACGGACAGAGCCGGTCAGACGCATTCCCAAGCAATTGTTCAAAGATATCGTGAGGCTATCAAGTTGTATCCACG ATGGGAAAAGGCACACTACTACTTGGGCAAGCACTACAACAAGATTTTGGAGTCTGAAAAGTCCAAGCCCATGGGAAAGGAAGCGCAGATATA CCTAAGTGGAGAAGCCACGAAGCTTGTCATCGACAACTACCTCCGCTCATTAACATATGGAAGCAAATACGTGTTTCAAACAATGCCTAAAGTTTTGACACTCTGGCTGGAGCATGCTTCTATTGTCAACCAGGATATTGATCCGAAACGCGGAGATAACGA AGACTTCCAAAAACACACCAAGGCTCATCGGCAAAAGAGCCTGGATGAAATGCACGCACAGCTCAAGAAATACATCTCCTCTCGTCTGCAACCGGCTCTG CTATTCACGATTCTCCCTCAAGTGGTTGCACGTATCTGTCACGGCAATCACACCGTCTACGACCTGTTGACAAGGATCGTGGCCAAAGCCGTCAATCACTTTCCGCAGCAAGGCTTATGGACGGTGCTTGCCGTAGTTAAATCCTCCTCGAAAGAGCGGGCCCAAGGCGGTATTAATTGCCTCCAGAAAATCATG GACTACAGCAATAAAACCAAGGCAGAGTCATCATTGACAGATATTCGGCAAATGATCAACCAAGGGAAAAAGTTCTCGGAAGAACTCCTCCAGCTGTGTTTAGCCCgcgtcgaggagaaggtctCCAAGATCAGTCTCGCGCGTACCTTGAGATTTAACCACAAAGTCGCTCCTTGTCGATTAGTGGTGCCATTCCAGGCGATGCTGATTCCCAGCCTCCCTGCGAGTCACGATGCCGAGTATCTCAAAGGATTCCGGGCCTTCCCCCGGGACCCAACTACTATTGAAG CTGTACTGGATGATGCCCAGATCTTGAACTCGCTCCAAAAGCCGCGCAAGATCAGTATCCGAGGCTCTGATGGAAAGATCTACAACGCTCTTTGCAAACCCAAGGATGATCTGCGCAAGGACCAGCGTCTGATGGAATTCAACAACATGATCAACCGGTTCCTGAAGAGAGATGTCGAGTCCAGCAAACGCCGCATGT ACATCAAAACGTATGCGGTGACGCCTCTGAATGAGGAATGCGGTCTCATTGAGTGGGTTGATAACCTCCGAACATTGAGAGAAATCATCATCAAATTGCTGCGCGAAAGGGGCGCCACAATAAAT TACAACGAGATCCGACATTACCTGGAGGAAATCAAAAACGACCGTGCCAAACTTCCTTTGTTCAACTCCAAAATCCTGGCCAA ACTCCCCCCTGTTCTTCATGAATGGTTCGTGGAGATGTTCCCCGAGACAGAAGCATGGTTTACTGCAAGGCTGCGATATACCCGATCCTCTGCTGTAATGTCAATGGTCGGATATGTTCTTGG ACTGGGCGACCGCCATGGGGAGAACCTCTCGTTCGAGGAAGGCACTGGCGGTGTTCTGCACGTTGACTTCAACTGTCTTTTTGACAAA GGCCAAACATTCGAAATACCAGAGGTGGTTCCTTTCCGACTCACTCACAACATGATCGATGCTTTTGGAGCTTATGGGTATAACG GCCCGTTCCGGAGAACCTGCGAAATCActcttggtcttctccgaCAGAACGAGGATGCCTTGATGACTGTGCTCGAAACCTTCCTGCATGACCCAACAACCGACTTCATTGGCAAAAGG CGCCGCACCCATACGAACGTGCCTGATACGCCGGCTGGTGTGCTGGAAGATGTACGCAACAAGCTCCGAGGTTTCATGAACAAACAGCCAATCCCGCTGTCTGTAGATGGCCAGGTGGACGAACTGATCATGCAGGCGACGGACAAGAAAAACCTGGCGGCCATGTATGTCGGATGGTGTGCATTTTTCTGA